ACTTGGTAGGATCACCAAAGCTTTTTGAGCAGAGGGTAATGTGGTAAACACTGAAGAGGAAAGGAAGCATGGTAGAGTCGGGAGACCATACGATCTCCATATTAGATGACTCTTTTTGCTTTTAGATCCATTGCAGAAGTCTTGTGGTCATTAGCTCCAGCAAAATGCTGTGTCGATTTTATCCTTttgacataaatatatattctctacactcatatttaaaaagtattaagcCTTCTGATACGCCACATAATGAGAtaatgttctttttcattttatggatCAAGTTTCTTCACTGTATGGATAGAATTATGTTTCTGCAGGTATTATTGGTATGGGTTCTGTTTCTGCAATCTTGATTGTTGTGACTGCAATTACTCAATTTCTCTAGGTAAAAAGGtgttaaaaataatgcatttgaaaTGGTTTTCTTATTGCAAATTTAGATTTGGATGGAGCCAGCCAACGGCGTTATTCTGAGAATCTCTCCTACGGTGAAGATGACCACATCCCTGCTCACTCACAGTCCCCATGTGAAAGAGGGGATGCCAAACACCACGGCACATCTCACCAAGAGTCCAGTGTGGTCCAAAGCCTCAGGCGCCAATCCACAGAGGGCAGCTTGGAGATGGAGACAGCTTTTAATAGCCGGGGATTTGAAGATTCCTATGCCACTGACAGCTCCTCCATGTGGAGTCCAGAGGcaagttatttgtttttcattctttcattggttccctttccccttcccctctttccactctcctttctcatctctctaaaaaaaaaaaaaaattccagaaaggaAGCATTACTTTTATCTGCAATAAATTTTTGTCCAGATGACCAAAATCCCATGCATGTCAATAAAAGAGTCATAAATTTctctcaaaatggaaaaaaaaggatgaacggtaaaaaaaaaaaaaaagaaaaaaagaaaaaaaaataagaatggtgGCAGAATGGATCCAGGAACAGCCAggcttttcttttatataaaggCTTTTTATagacttaattttaaataatggaatTTTCAGTTCTTTAGAGGGACTGGTTTATTTACTTCATGGTTTCAATTAAGTGGAGTCTATTTTTATTTAGCCCAAATCTCAAGTTACGATTATTTgatatgaaaattatttgaaaattgaaCTAAAATGAAATGGCCTTCCAAGTGAAATTATACAAGGTGTAATGATGCAGATCTTGCACTgtgaatatatacaaaatatattttgtgcctAGGAGACAGCATTAATCAGTAATGCCCCTCTGGCCATTGACATTGGTTTTGTAGTAAATCTCTGATAAAAGATACTTCTTCCAAAGTTCTTTTTCAAGTAAAGCTTAGTCCAGAATAAATGTAACAATCAATCCAGAGATATGGCTGGAGGTGATGATGGtagtagctaccatttattgagcagttaatatatgccaggcactgtgataagGATTTTACCAAATTGTTTCCTTTTACTGGCCCTTACGGTTATTTTTCCATTAGATAGATCCCTCCTATCATGATTCTGTGACATTGGAAGGCATTAAGGAATGGTGTTTAATAcctaatttgaaattaattttgatgaaataagtcatatacatatataaacctTTAATATAATTTGCAGGGAtgggggaagaaggagagaggtGAATGGATTTTATTAGCATCCATTTGAGAAAATAAACAGGATGCATCTCTTATTAGGACTTGGAGTGTCACACACGCTAAATgctcaaggtaaaaaaaaaaaaaggaatcacagAAAACCCTGTTTCCAAGCCTTAACTGCTAACATGTTGGCGTGTGTAGGTAGTATCTAAGGAGGGGTATGCATACACATCTGTGCCCCTGTGTAGATGTCTCTGCTGAGGACCAGAAATGGTAGCTCACATATGTGGTTTGTGGCTTGTTAAAAAGCAGCCCTTCATATGGAGGCACCCAAAGCCATTAActttatacattttgtttaaaaaaagaaaaaactctgctTACCCGTTAGTTTACTACCAAGCCGTATCAAATCCCACACACtaactcttaaaaaatattttgaatctctctcccaaaaacaaaacagaccaaatGATTTGCCTGCCTATTGATACTCTGTCTCCTTGGTGATTGTGCCATGAGGCTTGGAAGTGACTTCTCCAGGTCACCTCCCATTTACCTGCCTGCTGGAGCTTTAATAGAAGACTCGGTATTGAGGGTACTAAATGTTCTCAGACTCCAAAAATACCCAGACATCTCTGTGTGCTCCATTCAACCTCCTATCTATTTTGAGAAAAAACTGTAATTTGGTGCTCCTACAGTAGAACCTCAAATCCAACTCGGAGGCAGTTCCCGTAACTGCCTGCTTTGCAGGCTTAGCTTGCCTTTTAAGAAATGATTTATTTGCCTCTTAGCTGTATTGAGAACTCTGTCTTCCCCTGTGTATCTGGCATCAGGAACATATTGTAGGCCTGTTTACTTTAGGCCACACAGATGACATCAACACTATCTTACTAAAACAGAAAGGCTTTCAATTTGACAGAAAATCTTTAAACCTACCTGGGTTTTGACAATTTGACACAAGTATTCTCATCTTAAGGAAAAGCCCAGGATATTGGAGCTCAAGGAATCATTTATTTTGTCTCAGCAGGAAACTGGTCGTGCAGTGTGACTACCTGTTAGGCTGATGGATTTTCGAGCTCTGCTCTTCTCTGCTGGCGAAGGCCTTTGGCTTTTTCCTGCAGACCCAGGGCTTGGCAGGAAAGACAATGGGAGTGTGGCTGGTGATTTTGAGCACACAGGGAGACAGGTGTCCCACTTTTCATCTCTGCTTTCCACTGATTAATTGGTTGGCCTTGAGAAGTTAATTAAAATCTGCCAAATGGGGATAAGAATGAAGAGATTTTTACCTTGCAGGAAGGTCAGATGGATTAGTGGTATTAACAGTACCCAAGTGAGGAGCTCCTTCAGTTGCCTGGTGAGAGGTAAAGTGTGTTGAAATAATTAATTGCTATGAAAATACCAGCATTCACAAATCTTTTTCTCAAATCAACCCAGGGAGGGGCTACAAAGCCCAGTTTTCATGGGCCACAGCTTGAATTGGCCTATCCAAAGCCCAGCCATTGGCAGGATCTGTTTATTCAGAGGAGTTCTTAGGACAGTCAGGAGCTCTACCCAGGACTCTCTTAGAAACCTGCAGGTGGAGTGAGCATTTATCCGAAGAGACAGCCTGATACATAAGTGGAGAGAGCTCCTcattcactaaaatatttttaccttGGCATTGAAGTTGACAAAACTAAGAGCTATTAACTAACATTAAGAGCAGGGGCCTCAAAGGATGTGAAAACCACAGAGAGTGTGATTCCAACCCCCACCTTCCGTCTTCTCCCCCTTCATCTTGTgcgcttgctctctctctctctctctctagtgctctctcgctctctctctctctctctatatatatatatataaacacacacacacacacacacacacatatgtctaTATGTAGAAATAGTTATGCCTAAAGGtttggggaagaagaaaggagactgtatgtttcaaaataaggTTTGAAATTTTGAGTATTGGATACGAGTTAAGGCAGGCCTGGGACTCAAACTGCCAGGGCATGAGTCCTGGATAATCTTGTCTGGGAATTTGATCTGGGCTTGGGGGGAGAGAGCGTGTTAGTTATTTAGTCTTTCTAAGCTTGAGTTTCGTCCtccataaaatgaagatattaaaatACCTACCTCATTGCATTGATGTAAATATTCAAAAAGATAATGTTTCTTAGTTGGGTTCCTCAAAAAAGCAGAGCCTACGTAAAGGCTTTGTTCCCTGCTTTGGGAGTGCAACCCCAGGGAACAAAAGTGCGAGACAAGGGAAGTAaggcagggaagaagggaggTCAAGTGTGAGAATACACAGTTGAATTGGCCACCACTCAGTATGGCTAATTGCCTGATCTTGTGTGATCACACTCCAAGAAGCTGTATGAACTGATAGGACAACTGACTACGGGGCAAAAAGTAGACTTCACATATATTGGTGTCAAGCAGGGTTCTGCAGCTGTCTAAGCCTTGGCGGTCGACAGAGAGACCAATGATAAGAAATGAGAATTATATTGTGTGGGTAGAAGGTAAGACTTTATTGAGTAGTTCCAGGCTGAAACTACTTAGAGCCCATATAGGCTGTGCCTTAGGGGAAGATGGAACATGAGTTAAGGCCAAGAAGATCTGAAGTGTTTAAGAGCCAATTTTTATAGTCTGTAAAGGATTTGATATGGTATTTGGCATAAGAAATAGTTTAGtagatgttagctattattacttaTGGTCAGAAATGCAATACAGAGATGATCAAGAGTAGGCTAAAATAGATGGGAGTTTTAGGAAGAGACAAGGGAGTTTGAGAGAAGATTCTGACTTGATTTTTGAGTTGGCCTAAATCCTTGGAGACTTGCTTCTAATATATATACACTAGTCAGTTGTATTCAAAAGTCTCTATAGCAACCACTTTTATCACTTGAAACTAAGTACCTCTGAATAGAAACACTCACGCATGATTGCATGCTCACAGGAAAGGATATAAGAAGCTTCACTTATTTTACAAGAAATCTAAATTTTCTTGCAGGCTAATTTGAATcttaaaagaaaaggatatttatTAGATGTCTACTGTCTGTCAAGTCCTCTACTTTTTACAACATCCCTACACAGAAGGtaccatctccattttacagttgaggaaaatAGAACATGGAAaggattaaatgacttgcccagtgTCAtagagctagtaagtggtaggCCTGGGCTTCCTAAGGAAATACGAACCCAGAGAACCATGAACTTTCACCCAGACTATGTGGGAAAGTTTCATTGATGGATGCACATTTTGAGGCATTGTATTATAATTTGAAACGAGATCTCTAAATTAGCAAGTTCTGGTGTTCAATTGCATAAATAAGAACTGGTTTGCAATAAGAATCAGATCAAAGTTTAGTTACAGGTAAGGATCATGCCTTCAGAggaaaatagaattattattgacattatttataatttgttagTGGGGTGGTTCATTATAATAAATGCAGCCTAGCTCAGTTTTCCCAGTAAGGTCATCAGATCTGAGTGGCTGCATGTAAATTGCTACCCAAGGGTGACATTCCATAAAGAGGGATGTGTGTTTGAGAATAGGTAGCACCAGTCCAGTGGTGGGAATAGATATTTATGCAGTCTGGTCTAAGCCAGGTATTTTCATATCAATGAAAACCTCACAACAACACACCAGCAAGTAGGCACATTAATGTGCATTTTTAAGCTAGACTACCGAGAGGCTGGTCTATTTGGCCAGGGTAAAAAAGCTAGTCAGTGGTAGAGTTATGATTTCAATTTAGGTGTTCTGGCTCCAGGCTCAGTGTTGCTGTTTACTAAAGGGCTGTGGAGGTGTCCTCCTAAATCCTTGCTGCTCAAAGTGTGAGCCGAGGCTAGCAGCGTCAACATCCCTTGTGCCTGTCCCAGAAATGGCAGGATCTCAAGctccactccagacctactgaatcagaatcctCAGATGATTTAGGTctacattaaagtttgagaagctcaGCCCTAAACCTTTTCTCCCACTTAGATTGAAAATATACTGAAGCATCACCTTCCTGGGACTCCCATCAAAATTCTTGTCTGTAGAAAGCTCTTGCCTGTGGAGAACAGGCTCAGGCTCAACCATCTGTATTTAGGGACACAAGGAAAAGTTGCCTATGGACAATTGCCTGTTGACTTAATTTTAGATTTAGCATCTCAGTTGGTTTCAATGATCCTGGGCAATTGTGCTTTTTGAGAGGCAGTATATATGAAAACactttgcaaaaatataaaagcttTAGTTATCCATTCCAAAAACATTCACGAAGGCGCACCATATGCTAGGCACTTTGCCGTCAAAGAATTCACAGTTTAATGCAGCGATAGACCAGTAAACAGACCTATCTGATATAGAGGGAATACACTGGCAGTTAGAAAGCAGGGATTCTGAAGGAGCACAAAGGGGCACCAACTGGCCAAAATGTAATTGGgtatcatcatttccatttctaattgtttcctctgcctgcaaCAGGAACAGGACAGGACCAATTTGCAGGTGCCATCCGGGGTCTCAGAGCCCATCTCAAAGTGTGGTGACCTAGATGTCATCTTTGAATATAGAGCCGCCAGCCAGAAGCTCACAGTGACCATTGTGAGGGCACAGGGCCTCCCAGATAAGGACCGAAGTGGTGTCAACTCCTGGCAAGTTCATGTAGTGCTGCTGCCTGGTAAGAAACACAGGGGCAGGACGAACATACAGAGAGGGCCCAACCCCGTCTTCAGGGAGAAGGTCACCTTTGCCAAGCTGGAGCCCAGAGATGTGGCTGCCTGTGCTGTCCGCTTCCGCCTGTACGCTGCCCGGAAGATGACCCGAGAGAGAATGATGGGAGAGAAACTATTCTATCTCAGCCACCTGCACCCAGAAGGGGAAATGAAAGTGACTCTGGTTCTGGAGCCAAGAAGTAATATAAGCGTGAGTATGTTAAATGGTGCTGCTAATGATGTGGTGTGTTCGAAGACCTGGGATTGTCAGCCCTTGATTTAGTACGTTCAGTCTGTGAATTCAGagactttaatttaattttccatttggCTCTCCTCACCCTTGTAAGCCATGATTTGCACTTCATGGTACAATGGGTCTTTCATGCCTGTCTTCCTGATAACCTGATGGATAAATGCCCTGTCCATTTTAGGACAAAATAGCAGCAGTGTGGTAGAGGGCATGGAGAAAAACAGGGAAGGTGGCTTGGCCCTCTGGATTGTGGATAACTGATCCTACTCCTCCTGCCCCCAATCTGCATCATGATGAATCTCAGAGATGGGACTTTCTGGGCAAGGTTCTTAACGGGTATGCTGGGGCAGACTGAGAGAGCAGCCCAGAACTTCAGCTGCTTCTGAAACCTTTCATTTGTGTTACTACCGTCTTCCCTCATACCCCATTTCCCTGCTTGCCACAGGGTTTCAAGGAAAGGTGTCATAATTTACATGCCTACAGGATGGGCAGCTCACTACTGCTGTGGGTTATATGTCATGTAGTATGCCCATCTCCTTTTACAAAACCACGTTAACAGATCAGGGAGCTCTGTAGGCTCTGGATTCAATCAGTCATTCATTCAGAGATGTTTACTGTCAATTATGGTATAGGCAAAGTGGATGCAGGAAAGAACTAAGCAGGCGATGCCTCTGCCCTTGGAGAGCTTGCAGTCTAGTGGTGGCCAAGTAGGCAAGGAGACAGAGTGATAGGCTGCCGCTTGTTTAGAGGATCAGAGAAAGTTTCTTTGAGGTGGTGATAAAACGCCGGAACTCAAAGCATCGAGAGAGCGAGGCTGGTGCTGTGAGGAGGATGAGAGTTCCAGACAGAGTGAACAGCACATGCAAGCAGTCAGGATGTGGGGTGGCCGGGGGAGTGGGGAAGCTTGTCATATCTGAGGAAgaacaaaggagacagaaagtCTGGACTGTAGTGGTGGCAGATCTGTCTGCTTAAATGTCCAATGATGTCTCAAAATTAACGTCTTCAGGCCTGAAATCCTGATTTTTGCCTCCCTAAATCTATTCCCCCTGCAGTCTTCTCCATGTTGCTTAAAGGCAGTTGCATTCTTCCAATTGCTGGGGTCAAAAATCTCAGAAGTCATCTGtgacttttctgttttccaccTGAAATCCTATTGGCTCTATCTTCAGGTACAACCAGAACCTGGCTCTCTGCTGGATTACTGAAATAGCTGCTCAGCGGTGGTCTTTCCACTTCTGCCTTTGCCTCTACAGACTCTTCTGGACATGGGAGCCAGAATGAGCTTTTTAAAGTTATAAGCCAGATGATGTCTCAGCTCTGCTCAGATCTCCCTTTTTTCTTAATATCTGAGTAAAGCACATCGGAAATGATGGAAAACAGAATGCAGTGGAGATCAGAAGGGATCCTGCGTGATAGAGCTTGGGAATGGGGATGATCACACCCATATTTATGCTTGCTAGGCCCTATGCTGTGTGCTGGTGGCACGGAGTTGAATGGGGAAAATGAGCTAGTGTAAAAGAACTTTGCAGGTGGAAGTCTTTCATTCACCAGTTATTTGTTGAGCACAGTTATGTGCCAGACATTAGGCTATGCACCAGGGACTGAGAGATTTATACGGATTCAGAATTTGATGGGAGAGGCAAGCAGTGAGTGACAGGTGCCACAGCGGGAAGCTTTTATAGGAGCACAGGAGGGGGAGTGAGTCTCACTTAAGAGTAAGCAAATATTTCATTGTTGAATTTTTATCTTCTAGACAGCAGGGTCTGTAAGACATCTATCACGACCACCTAGCCCTGCCGTTTACAAACTATGTTCCATACAGCCTCAGGTTAGGTGGGGGGCGCTCTGCAGAAATGTCTGTGGTTTGGTAAACAGGATACTTTCCTGCAGATGGGCAGAATATTTGATTCCTTTTATTGGTTCTAATTATTGAGTTTCTGGTCAGAAATTTGAAGAAATGATTTCAAACATTGAGAAGAAAGGTTTAAGTCAAGTCTAATGCCCTTGTTTCTGGTGGAGGAGATGGTGTTTCAGGGGGACAGGATTGCCTGCCCCCACAGGGTCGATTCCTACTCCCGTGCCTTGAGGGACAATCAGTGTCCTTCTCAGTTTTGTGCTCCTCCTCCCGATGTGCCCGTGCCTGGTGGGGAAGTGTAGGTGCTCAGGAGAAGCGTGCCCATGAATAAACATGACAGAAAGCTCAGGTTCTCCTGGGCTCACTTGGTGCCTGCCAGGTCGCTGAGACCCACAACCCATGTGTTGTCTTTTTTCTCAAACAGTTGTAAACGTGCTCATTTGTAATGtaagttatttctttaaaaggcaaaatttgGCACCTGGCATATATTTAACAACCTTAAGCAGAACTAGGAGCCAAATGTTCTATGTGGGGGTAGACGTCCAGTGGTCATTTCTTTTATAGTTAAGACACAACGCCTCCTGTATTGCCATATTCATCAAGGAGCTGCAGAGAACAGAAACAAACCTCAGGCCTGGAGTGGAGGGGTTCCTTAGAAACATCCAAGCACAGATTACACAGGGGGGAATTTGAGTCTATATTGAATGTATTATTAACTCTCCTTGTATCTTAGAGGGTTTGATTTACACTAGTAATAACGTCTTTGTCCGTTTTGCCTTTAGAGAGGAAATATTGA
This genomic stretch from Homo sapiens chromosome 14, GRCh38.p14 Primary Assembly harbors:
- the SYT16 gene encoding synaptotagmin-16 isoform X5 produces the protein MATDITPEAIGFLSAVGVFIVLLAVLFLFINKKLCFETIGGLPFLEHRGKRKHSKDKTGIHKGLVNSFGDDEELSTSSDSDEEVIKQFEISVSRSQSFRSVTSEKGKQTGLEQKPKFSRSLLTHGEDGTEVSACEDLDGASQRRYSENLSYGEDDHIPAHSQSPCERGDAKHHGTSHQESSVVQSLRRQSTEGSLEMETAFNSRGFEDSYATDSSSMWSPEEQDRTNLQVPSGVSEPISKCGDLDVIFEYRAASQKLTVTIVRAQGLPDKDRSGVNSWQVHVVLLPGKKHRGRTNIQRGPNPVFREKVTFAKLEPRDVAACAVRFRLYAARKMTRERMMGEKLFYLSHLHPEGEMKVTLVLEPRSNISSGGSPLSPSAVSHSDSTSSTQSLSHGGAPELLVGLSYNATTGRLSVEMIKGSHFRNLAVNRAPGVL
- the SYT16 gene encoding synaptotagmin-16 isoform 3 (isoform 3 is encoded by transcript variant 3), giving the protein MATDITPEAIGFLSAVGVFIVLLAVLFLFINKKLCFETIGGLPFLEHRGKRKHSKDKTGIHKGLDLDGASQRRYSENLSYGEDDHIPAHSQSPCERGDAKHHGTSHQESSVVQSLRRQSTEGSLEMETAFNSRGFEDSYATDSSSMWSPEEQDRTNLQVPSGVSEPISKCGDLDVIFEYRAASQKLTVTIVRAQGLPDKDRSGVNSWQVHVVLLPGKKHRGRTNIQRGPNPVFREKVTFAKLEPRDVAACAVRFRLYAARKMTRERMMGEKLFYLSHLHPEGEMKVTLVLEPRSNISSGGSPLSPSAVSHSDSTSSTQSLSHGGAPELLVGLSYNATTGRLSVEMIKGSHFRNLAVNRAPDTYGKLFLLNSVGQEMSRCKTSIRRGQPNPVYKETFVFQVALFQLSDVTLMISVYNRRTMKRKEMIGWIALGQNSSGEEEQDHWEEMKETKGQQICRWHTLLES
- the SYT16 gene encoding synaptotagmin-16 isoform 2 (isoform 2 is encoded by transcript variant 2), whose amino-acid sequence is METAFNSRGFEDSYATDSSSMWSPEEQDRTNLQVPSGVSEPISKCGDLDVIFEYRAASQKLTVTIVRAQGLPDKDRSGVNSWQVHVVLLPGKKHRGRTNIQRGPNPVFREKVTFAKLEPRDVAACAVRFRLYAARKMTRERMMGEKLFYLSHLHPEGEMKVTLVLEPRSNISSGGSPLSPSAVSHSDSTSSTQSLSHGGAPELLVGLSYNATTGRLSVEMIKGSHFRNLAVNRAPDTYGKLFLLNSVGQEMSRCKTSIRRGQPNPVYKETFVFQVALFQLSDVTLMISVYNRRTMKRKEMIGWIALGQNSSGEEEQDHWEEMKETKGQQICRWHTLLES
- the SYT16 gene encoding synaptotagmin-16 isoform 5 (isoform 5 is encoded by transcript variant 5) produces the protein MLVTPEAIGFLSAVGVFIVLLAVLFLFINKKLCFETIGGLPFLEHRGKRKHSKDKTGIHKGLDLDGASQRRYSENLSYGEDDHIPAHSQSPCERGDAKHHGTSHQESSVVQSLRRQSTEGSLEMETAFNSRGFEDSYATDSSSMWSPEEQDRTNLQVPSGVSEPISKCGDLDVIFEYRAASQKLTVTIVRAQGLPDKDRSGVNSWQVHVVLLPGKKHRGRTNIQRGPNPVFREKVTFAKLEPRDVAACAVRFRLYAARKMTRERMMGEKLFYLSHLHPEGEMKVTLVLEPRSNISSGGSPLSPSAVSHSDSTSSTQSLSHGGAPELLVGLSYNATTGRLSVEMIKGSHFRNLAVNRAPDTYGKLFLLNSVGQEMSRCKTSIRRGQPNPVYKETFVFQVALFQLSDVTLMISVYNRRTMKRKEMIGWIALGQNSSGEEEQDHWEEMKETKGQQICRWHTLLES
- the SYT16 gene encoding synaptotagmin-16 isoform X6 — its product is MAETGFKLGSYQSKTMDQGENFLLDLDGASQRRYSENLSYGEDDHIPAHSQSPCERGDAKHHGTSHQESSVVQSLRRQSTEGSLEMETAFNSRGFEDSYATDSSSMWSPEEQDRTNLQVPSGVSEPISKCGDLDVIFEYRAASQKLTVTIVRAQGLPDKDRSGVNSWQVHVVLLPGKKHRGRTNIQRGPNPVFREKVTFAKLEPRDVAACAVRFRLYAARKMTRERMMGEKLFYLSHLHPEGEMKVTLVLEPRSNISSGGSPLSPSAVSHSDSTSSTQSLSHGGAPELLVGLSYNATTGRLSVEMIKGSHFRNLAVNRAPDTYGKLFLLNSVGQEMSRCKTSIRRGQPNPVYKETFVFQVALFQLSDVTLMISVYNRRTMKRKEMIGWIALGQNSSGEEEQDHWEEMKETKGQQICRWHTLLES